One Aquamicrobium sp. genomic region harbors:
- a CDS encoding ferredoxin--NADP reductase gives MTQAARQETDVAAAPEFPIPAGVHAEKVISVRHYTDFLFSFRITRPQSFRFRSGEFVMIGLPNAAKPVFRAYSIASPSWDEELEFFSIKVPDGPLTQHLQKIKPGDTVLMRQKSTGTLVLDALTPGKRLWMISTGTGIAPFASLMRDPETYEKFDEVILTHTCREVAELTYGEELARNLVEDPLIGELVQGRFFHYATATREPYARSGRITALIESGKLFEDLCMPPFDPAVDRVMICGSMDMIRDVKALVEKAGLKEGSNAAPAEFVVERAFVD, from the coding sequence ATGACACAAGCCGCGCGCCAGGAGACGGACGTCGCCGCCGCTCCCGAATTTCCGATTCCGGCCGGGGTCCATGCCGAGAAGGTGATTTCGGTCCGCCACTACACCGACTTTCTGTTCTCGTTCCGCATCACCCGGCCGCAGAGCTTCCGCTTCCGCTCGGGCGAGTTCGTCATGATCGGCCTGCCCAATGCGGCGAAGCCCGTGTTCCGCGCCTATTCCATCGCCAGCCCGTCCTGGGACGAGGAGCTGGAATTCTTCTCGATCAAGGTGCCGGACGGCCCGCTGACCCAGCATCTGCAGAAGATCAAGCCGGGCGACACGGTGCTGATGCGCCAGAAGTCGACCGGCACGCTGGTGCTCGACGCGCTGACGCCGGGCAAGCGGCTGTGGATGATCTCGACCGGCACCGGCATCGCGCCCTTCGCCAGCCTGATGCGCGACCCCGAGACCTACGAGAAGTTCGACGAGGTGATCCTCACCCACACCTGCCGCGAGGTGGCGGAACTGACCTATGGCGAGGAGCTGGCGAGGAACCTCGTCGAGGACCCGCTGATCGGCGAGCTGGTTCAGGGCCGCTTCTTCCACTATGCCACCGCGACGCGCGAGCCCTATGCGCGCTCCGGCCGCATCACGGCGCTGATCGAGAGCGGCAAGCTGTTCGAGGACCTCTGCATGCCGCCCTTCGACCCCGCCGTCGACCGGGTAATGATCTGCGGCTCGATGGACATGATCCGCGACGTCAAGGCGCTGGTCGAGAAGGCGGGGCTGAAGGAAGGCTCCAACGCCGCGCCGGCCGAGTTCGTCGTCGAGCGCGCGTTCGTCGATTGA